The genomic region GCTGTACGGCCACGGCGACGTGAAGCTGCTCGACGGCGGCCGCAAGAAGTGGGAGCTGGACGCCCGCCCGCTGGTCACCGACGCGGTTCAGCGGCCGAAGACGCAGTACGTCGCGCAGGAGCCGGACACCTCCATCCGCGCCTTCCGTGACGAGGTCGTCGACGCCATCGGCACCAAGAACCTTGTCGACGTGCGCAGCCCCGACGAGTTCGCCGGCCGGCTGCTCGCCCCCGCCCACCTGCCGCAGGAGCAGGCGCAGCGGGCCGGTCACATCCCGACCGCGATCAGCGTCCCGTGGTCCAAGGCGGCGAACGAGGACGGCACGTTCAAGTCCGACGACGAGCTGCGCAAGATCTACGCCGACGCCGGTCTGGACGACGGCAAGGAGACGATCGCCTACTGCCGGATCGGCGAGCGCTCCTCGCACAGCTGGTTCGTGCTCCAGGAGCTGCTCGGTCACCGCAACGTCAAGAACTACGACGGATCCTGGACCGAGTACGGCTCGCTGGTCGGTGTGCCGGTGGCGCTCGGCGACGAGCCCGGGGAGGCCTGACGATGACCGCTCCCACGGCTGCGGGTTGCGCCGCCCCGGACCAGGCCGCGCCGCTGCCGGCCAGCCTGGACCTGGAGAAGGAAACCGTCATCACGGGCATCGTTCGCTCCGCGGCGGACGAGGTCGTGCCGGGCGCGTACGTTCGGCTGCTGGACTCGACCGGTGAGTTCACCGCCGAGGTGGTCACCTCGGCAGCCGGGCAGTTCCGGTTCTTCGCCGCGCCGGGTTCCTGGACGCTGCGGGCACTGTCCCGGCACGGCAACGGCGATGCCGCCGTCACCGCCGCCCGGGGCCTCAACGAGGTCACCGTCACCGTCGCCTGACCCACTGCTCTGATCGACCGGGCCGGTCACTCCTTCGAGGGTGACCGGCCCGGTCGATCAGAGGGGATCAGTAGGCCCGCATCCTGCTCTGGTTGACGGCAGGAGGCGAGTCGGGTGGTACCACCTTGTAGTTCAAGGCTTCCAGCCCTTCAGCGGCGATGCTGGGGGCATCCCGCACCGCCGCGAGCAACTGGAGGCGGCGCCAGTTTTCCCGACCCTCCTCGACGGCGTCCCGCCAGCGATCCACGGTGTCCACGCAGAACTCCTCCACCACGGCCTGCAGGATGTCCTCCACGCAGGGTCGGAAGCGGTGGCCGCCGAGGGGGAAGTGGAACTTTGCGAGCCGGGGCACCTCGTGCCTGCGCTTGCGGGCCTTCGGACGCCCTCGTCCACCCTCCTGCATGGCAAAGGCGAACTCGTCGCGATGGCCATGGACGTGCAGGTGGGCGCAGGGCAACCCGGTCTGGAAATCCCGCACGTACTCGAATCGGAACAGAGGTGCCTTGTCGCCTTTGGCCGTGATGTGGAACCACGAGGCGTCCGTGGCGAGGTGCTTGCCGCTCGAATCCATGCAGCAGTTGAACTTGAGCAGCAGGTCCAGGCGGTGCTTGTCGTCTATGTACAGGGGAAAGGTGCCGAAGCCGTCGTCCTCGACGATGCCCACCATGACCCGGCCGCCGTTTCTGCCCGGCATCAGCAGTGCGGAGAGGCTCTTCTCCGTCTTCACCACACGATGTAGCCGACTGGTGATGTCGTCGGCGAATGCGCTGGCTCTGGCGATCAGGTCTGGGTCGACGGCGGCGCCGTCAGTCTTCATCGCCGAGCAGGTAGTCGATGGAGCGGACCATCTCGTAGACGTTGCGCTCGTCCGGCCGGAGCTCGAAGTTCCGCCCCAGGTCGTACAGCGTCTCCTTGTTCATGTGGACGCGTTCCAGGAGCCGAGCCCGCCACCGGCGCAGCTCGTCAGGGGTCTTGACGATGGCGGTTCCCATTTCTGGTCCTCTCGCCGTCGACGACGTCGCTGTTGGCGTCACCCTACTGCCTCCCTCCGACGCTCGGGACCGTTAACGCCGGTCCGAGCGTTACCATTCCACTACCCAACGTCTATCTTTGAAACCGGCCGTCTGGACGCGCAGTTGTCGGTTGAGCGACAGTCGTGAACGAGGCCCGGTCAGGGTGAAGTCGGGCTTGTGGATGATGTTGGCCGGCATCCGGGACGTAACCGAGAGCCCGGTCGGTCATCGCGCGGCAGCCCCCCGAAATACATCGGTGTACGTCACTATCTATGGGTGAAGTCACGGTGGGTGTGGGCTGGAGGCGACGTGTCCGGTGCGGACGTCCCGATCGTCGTCTGCGTCAGTGCGGACGTGTCGGTGCGTGAGCGGGTCCTGCGCCAGTTGGACGGGGTCGGCCCGGTGCTGAGCTGTGCCGACCTGTCCCAGCTGCGGGCGATGCTGTTCCCAGCAACGGCGGGCCCGGCACCGGCCGTCGTCCCGCCGGTGGCGCAGCAGGGGCCGGTCCGCTGGGGTGAGCTGGTCGTCGATCGGGCCGGGCACGTGGTCACCTGGCGCGGCGGGCCGATTCCACTCACCCGCATCGAACGCGAGTTGCTCGCCCGGCTCATCGGCCCGCCGTTGGTGGTGTGGAGCTACGAACAGCTCTTCGCCGCCGTCTGGAACGGCGCGTACCTGGGGGATTCGTCGATCCTGCACTCCGCGGTCAAGCGGCTCCGCCACAAGCTGCGCGACCTTCCGGACGGCCCGCGGGTGCACACCGTGCGGGGGGTCGGCTACCGGATCGACCCGCCGCCCCGGTCCGGTTGAGACGGGTACCGCCGTACCGTGCTGCCGACCGACCGCTGCCTCCGAGCCGGCGGACCGCCCGTGACACCATGACCGGGTGAGCGGTGCTGTGCAGACGGGTTGGCCGTCGTCGAACGGTCCTGTCGCGCCGGCACCCGCCCGGCGCTGGCGGCGTTGGCTGCTTGTCGCGTCCGTGCTGTGGGGCGTCCTGCTGGCCGGGCTCGCCTGGACGTCGGCTCGGGACGACCCGCCGACAGTGCGCGAGCAGCGCACCCTCGACCAGGCTGGCCCGATCGTCGACAGTGCGGCCGGCGAGTTGGCCCGTGCCGCCGGTCCGGCGGGGCTGCTGGAAGTCGGTCCGGCCCGGGTCCGTTCGGGCTGCCGGGTCACCCCGATCTCCGACGGTGCCGCCCTGCGACGCGAGGTCGGCGTGCTCGCGCCCGCCGGCACCGAACGGGCCGTGCTGACCGGCATCGCCGACCGACTGCCCGCCACCTGGCGGGCCTGGGTCGGCCCCGGACTGGACGGCCCGGAGCTGCGCGCCGACGCCGGCGAGTTCGTCTCCGTCGAGGGCCGGCCGACCGGGGACGGCCGGGTCCGGTTGACGGTCGAGACCGGCTGCCGGCCGGTGGGCTCCGGCTACACCCCGACGTCCGCCGCCGCAGGCCCGGAGGTCGCCGGGCTGAGCCTGGTGCTGACGGCCGCGCTGAAGGCTCTCGGCCAGCCGAACCCCGCCGCACCGGAGGTGGTCACCGCGCCCTGTCCCGGTGGCGCGCTGGCCCGTACCGCCCGGTCCGCCGAGCCCGGCCCGGTTCCGCCGGCCGGCGCACTCGCGCAGTTGGCCGGCGATGCTCCACTGCTGGACAAACCTCCGGTGTACGCGTACCGCGCCGGCGACGTCACAGTGCTGGCCGAGGCCGGCCCGGACGACGGCGCCGTACGACTGGCGGCCACCGTCGGCTGCCCGGACTGACGCGACCAACTCCGGTCAGCTGTCGGTCGCTCCGCCCTGCGAATCGCGGCTGCGACCCAGGGCGTCCACCCGGCCCCAGCGGCCGGGAATGTCCAGCAGCTCGATGCGGCCCATGCCCGGTGGCACCGCCGGGTCGATGATCAGGTGCTCACCCTGCGGCTCCAGCCCCAGCATCACCCGCAGCAACAGCAGCGGGGTGCCCGTCGACCACGCCTGCGGGCTGCACGCGGTCGGATACTCCACCGGATAGTCGGTGAGGTCGCGGGCGTAGCCGGCGAACGCCTCCGGAAGCCGACCCCCGAAATAGCGGGACGCCGCCAGCATCGCGTCGCAGATCAAGCCGGCCTCCGCGCGGTATCCGTACCGCCACAGGCCCCAAGCGATGATCGAGTTGTCGAACGGCCAGACGGTGCCCACGTGGTAGCCGATCGGGTTGTACCGGCCCTGGTCCTCGGCGAGGGTCCGCACGCCCCAGCCGGAGAAGAGGCGCGGCCCCAGCAGATGCCCGACCACCTTGCCGGCCCGGCTCTCGTCGACGATGCCGCTCCACAACAGGTGCCCGATGTTCGACGTCAACGCGTCCACCTGGCGGCCGTCGGCGTCCAGCGCGAGCGCGTAGTAGCCCCGCTCGGCGATCCAGAAGTCGTGGTTGAACCGCTGCTTGAGATCGGCGGCCTCCCGCTCCAACCGGTCGGCGAACTCGGGATCGTTCCAGAACGTCCGGGCCAACCGGGCGGCCCGGATCTTCGCGTCGTACGCGTAGCCCTGCAACTCGCAGGTAGCCCGGGGAAAGCCGGGCAGTTGGCCGTCGGCGTACGAGATGGCGTCCCAGGAGTCCTTCCAGCACTGGTTCTGCAGGCCGCTGCTCGGGTTGCGGGTCTGGTACCAGAGGTAGCCGGTGCCCAGCAGATCGCCGTACGTGTCGATCCACTCCAGTGCCGCGCGGACCTGCGGTTCCAGCCGACGGATCAGCGCGGAGTCGCCGGTCCAGCGCTCGTACTCGTCGATGAGGATGATGAACAGCGGCGTCGAGTCGGCCGACCCGTAGTACGGCGAGTGCGGCTGCTCCTCGAAGCCTGCGGTTTCGCCGTAGCGCAGCTCGTGCAGGATCTTGCCGGGTTCCTCGTCCCGGAAGTCGTCCACCCGGTGTCCCTGAAGACCGGCCAGCATCAGGATGGTGGGCGGGATCAGCTCCGGTAGGAACGGCACCACCTGCAACGAGGTGAAGATGCTGTCCCTGCCGAACAGCGTCATGAACCAGGGCAGCCCGGCGGCGATCAGCCGTACGCCCAGGGTGATCGACTCGTAGCGCAGGGCGGCCAGGTCGTTGAGGCTGCACCGGTACGCCCCGGCCAGCGGCTCGCAGTCGCAGCCGAGCTTCGGCGCCCTGTCGATCAGTTCCTGCTGCTCGACGCGGATGACGTCCGCGCTGCGGCCGCCGCCGAACGGCAGGGTGGCCCGGATGTCCTCTCCCCGCGCCCCGTAGACGACTGTCGATACGCACAGCCTGGTGGTCCACTCGCCCTTGGCATCGACACGGATGTCGAAGGTCATTCCGGAGGCGTCGACCTGCGCGGGCATGCTGGAGGCGACCACCGTCTCCCGGTGGAACGCCTCCCGTCGATAGGTGAACCGCAGCTCGTTGTCGGTAACCGAAACCGTTGTGCGGCCCTGCTTCTGCCGGGCGTGCTTGATCTCGAACAGGTCGGCGAAGTCGCTGCCGATCTCCAGCCGGACTGTGAACTCGACCTGCTTGCCGGAGTGGTTCAGCACGGTCAGCTCCTCCTCGAAGCTGCCGCCGATCGACCGGCTGCGGATCACCGACGCCTTGGCGTCCAGGTAGTGGGTGGGCTCGCCGGGGGCGAGGAAGAACTTCGTCCGGTACGACTCGCGGTCGTCCATCGAGAGGGTGTGCAGCCGCTCGCCGTTAATCTTCAGAACCCAGCTGGACAGAAAGCGTGTGTCGAAGGAGAACAAGCCGGTCGGGAAGTCGTACGACGGCTCGATGTCGCCCGCCCGGTCGCTGACCAGGAAGGTGTTGCCATCGAGGATGCTGACGAGATCCTTCACGCCAGCCGCCCGGCTGCCCTTCGGGCCACCTCACGGGGGTCGCGGGTGCCGGGCGGGTTCGGGAAGAAGCGACGGAAGGCCAGGAAGAGCACCACGTTGCCGCTGAACGTGCTCTCGTTGCGCAGCACGGCGGCGATCCCCTGGGCCTCGCCTGTGATCAGCTTGTCGAACAGGGCCGCACGGCAGTACCAGATGGCGTCGGCGGGCCCCCGTTCGCGGGCGCTCCGCACCGCACCCGGTTGCATCCGTACCAGCCAGTGCTCCGACTGCTGGCCGTCCTCGAGATCGATCTGAAGGGTTCCTTCGACAAGGCCACGCAGGATCGTGGGGCCACGAGCCGGCAGTGATTCGAAGAACCTCTCCGTCGCCTCG from Micromonospora profundi harbors:
- a CDS encoding sulfurtransferase, producing the protein MSRDTALVSAEWAEKNLDAPGVVFVEVDEDTSAYDTGHIAGAVKIDWRTDLQDQVRRDFVNKTQFEALLSERGISNDDTVILYGGNNNWFAAYAYWYFKLYGHGDVKLLDGGRKKWELDARPLVTDAVQRPKTQYVAQEPDTSIRAFRDEVVDAIGTKNLVDVRSPDEFAGRLLAPAHLPQEQAQRAGHIPTAISVPWSKAANEDGTFKSDDELRKIYADAGLDDGKETIAYCRIGERSSHSWFVLQELLGHRNVKNYDGSWTEYGSLVGVPVALGDEPGEA
- a CDS encoding DUF1416 domain-containing protein; its protein translation is MTAPTAAGCAAPDQAAPLPASLDLEKETVITGIVRSAADEVVPGAYVRLLDSTGEFTAEVVTSAAGQFRFFAAPGSWTLRALSRHGNGDAAVTAARGLNEVTVTVA
- a CDS encoding winged helix-turn-helix domain-containing protein; translated protein: MSGADVPIVVCVSADVSVRERVLRQLDGVGPVLSCADLSQLRAMLFPATAGPAPAVVPPVAQQGPVRWGELVVDRAGHVVTWRGGPIPLTRIERELLARLIGPPLVVWSYEQLFAAVWNGAYLGDSSILHSAVKRLRHKLRDLPDGPRVHTVRGVGYRIDPPPRSG
- a CDS encoding amylo-alpha-1,6-glucosidase, encoding MKDLVSILDGNTFLVSDRAGDIEPSYDFPTGLFSFDTRFLSSWVLKINGERLHTLSMDDRESYRTKFFLAPGEPTHYLDAKASVIRSRSIGGSFEEELTVLNHSGKQVEFTVRLEIGSDFADLFEIKHARQKQGRTTVSVTDNELRFTYRREAFHRETVVASSMPAQVDASGMTFDIRVDAKGEWTTRLCVSTVVYGARGEDIRATLPFGGGRSADVIRVEQQELIDRAPKLGCDCEPLAGAYRCSLNDLAALRYESITLGVRLIAAGLPWFMTLFGRDSIFTSLQVVPFLPELIPPTILMLAGLQGHRVDDFRDEEPGKILHELRYGETAGFEEQPHSPYYGSADSTPLFIILIDEYERWTGDSALIRRLEPQVRAALEWIDTYGDLLGTGYLWYQTRNPSSGLQNQCWKDSWDAISYADGQLPGFPRATCELQGYAYDAKIRAARLARTFWNDPEFADRLEREAADLKQRFNHDFWIAERGYYALALDADGRQVDALTSNIGHLLWSGIVDESRAGKVVGHLLGPRLFSGWGVRTLAEDQGRYNPIGYHVGTVWPFDNSIIAWGLWRYGYRAEAGLICDAMLAASRYFGGRLPEAFAGYARDLTDYPVEYPTACSPQAWSTGTPLLLLRVMLGLEPQGEHLIIDPAVPPGMGRIELLDIPGRWGRVDALGRSRDSQGGATDS
- a CDS encoding SCP2 sterol-binding domain-containing protein, giving the protein MTEATERFFESLPARGPTILRGLVEGTLQIDLEDGQQSEHWLVRMQPGAVRSARERGPADAIWYCRAALFDKLITGEAQGIAAVLRNESTFSGNVVLFLAFRRFFPNPPGTRDPREVARRAAGRLA